In the Ictalurus punctatus breed USDA103 chromosome 7, Coco_2.0, whole genome shotgun sequence genome, one interval contains:
- the LOC128628717 gene encoding carcinoembryonic antigen-related cell adhesion molecule 5: MSPPSYCCIHEKPTPTVRVNPQSSVYTGDTITLTCELQSTGWEIQWYKNDQSLHPLSTEETDTLKVTDDNEGETVYQCHECRINYMAGFYSNYCTEISDPVRITVRARPKPVASIDPDKPVFSGDAVTLRCDVQDERVSSWQYSWYKDDSRRPVSSEQVYTISGVEVTHTGKYTCKGAERRGSRSSHFSDAVTLTVSERPGAVLSVSPQSWLTEGDSVTLSCEITDSSTDWTFSWYTAVPFRDGLTQIKHNHGYIMYVELFSDSSRGSGGNYTLSPAALNHTGVYMCRGERREPAFHTQYSNPQPLWITGESPPVSLIINPSRTQHFTNDSLSLSCEDQINSTGWRVRRYTHSEGGSDCSRGSVTGSTCKISSLYTSYTGVYWCESESGENSNPVNITVHDGDVILESPVHPVTEGHPLTLRCLYRYPNSSNLRADFYKNGSVLQNQTTGEMIIYNVSKSDEGFYHCKHPERGESLKSWVSVRV, from the exons AAAAACCCACACCGACTGTGAGAGTGAATCCTCAgagctccgtctacactggagacaccaTCACTCTGACCTGTGAGCTGCAGTCGACTGGATGGGAGATTCAATGGTACAAAAATGATCAGTCGTTACATCCTTTGAGCACTGAAGAAACAGACACACTCAAAGTGACAGATGATAATGAAGGAGAAACAGTGTACCAGTGTCATGAATGCAGGATAAACTACATGGCAGGGTTCTACTCAAACTACTGCACAGAGATCAGTGATCCTGTCAGGATTACAGTGAGAG CAAGACCTAAACCAGTAGCATCCATAGATCCTGATAAACCAGTGTTCAGTGGAGACGCCGTCACTCTGAGATGTGACGTACAGGATGAAAGAGTGTCTAGCTGGCAGTACAGCTGGTATAAAGATGATTCACGCAGGCCTGTCAGTAGTGAACAGGTGTACACAATCAGTGGTGTTGAAGTGACCCACACCGGTAAATACACCTGTAAAGGAGCAGAGAGACGAGGCTCACGCTCCTCACACttcagtgatgctgttacactgactgtatcag AGAGACCAGGGGCAGTACTGAGTGTATCTCCACAGAGCTGGCTGACTGAAGGAGACTCAGTGACTCTAAGCTGTGAGATTACAGACTCCTCTACAGACTGGACATTCAGCTGGTACACAGCTGTTCCCTTCAGAGACGGCTTAactcaaataaaacataatcatGGCTATATCATGTATGTGGAGCTCTtctcagacagcagcagaggatctggaggcaACTACACTCTCAGTCCTGCTGCTCTTAATCACACAGGAGTTTATATgtgcagaggagagagaagagaaccagcctttcacacacagtacagtaatCCACAGCCACTATGGATCACTG GTGAATCTCCTCCAGTCTCTCTGATCATCAATCCCAGCAGAACTCAACACTTTACtaatgactctctctcactgagctgTGAGGACCAGATCAACTCTACTGGATGGAGAGTGAGacgatacacacacagtgagggaggGTCAGATTGTTCAAGGGGATCAGTTACAGGATCTACATGTAAAATCAGCTCCCTCTACACATCCTACACTGGAGTTTACTGGTGTGAGTCTGAATCTGGAGAAAACAGtaatcctgtcaacatcacagtgcatg ATGGTGATGTGATCCTGGAGAGTCCTGTCCATCCTGTGACTGAGGGACATCCTCTGACTCTACGCTGTTTATATCGATACCCAAATTCCTCAAACCTCCGAGCTGATTTCTATAAAAATGGATCAGTTCTCCAGAATCAGACTACAGGAGAGATGATCATCTATAACGTCTCAAAGTCAGATGAaggtttctaccactgtaaacacccagagagaggagagtcactGAAAAGCTGGGTCTCAGTCAGAG tgtaa